The proteins below are encoded in one region of Purpureocillium takamizusanense chromosome 11, complete sequence:
- the GAT1 gene encoding Sodium- and chloride-dependent GABA transporter 1 (EggNog:ENOG503NXG0~COG:K) → MHASTATPTATSRPIVAMDPTTTEHDFRFPRRPDRRAAAAANDQSSRPGAVDQSKRDLIQRTYASANDNLLGTPLFPTLQSDSPQSVDEMQDDDPLATQVWKFFKSTKQQLPNQQRMENLTWRMMALSMRKKKQLEEEEQMKKQQQQQNSVLRQATQNAPSGIAQQLRKTSENNFNGAEPMNVDDFIFSDRAAASTGFMSPPPAPGFKLADDQASGASAIPIKSRRDSTGQFVPQSVPHHQRSRNDEFNYVTRHHRKTSIDERRNRKRPANFSPHVSAVNSSAAGGAPNLDADADLHGYSLDNSGATTMHQQMPGANGAVPLNLDTFMDDPIMTSAAHFQQNFSSFSPSSSPMIPNGPFSAMYNNSSVQSSSLNTTELYSPSGSAYQSTVSTPIPMSDNDGFYFGSSDVRQQRSQGFRQPPPQTLGPAQQQFMYSGANGGHNMFAATGAGSEPVSAFSTAPSSFGHIDPTQVFQPDSQGASPNVPMRHDNMFSFGGESDDEDSNNFGDRSTAMHSDFSPTVDESGGSLGWDASLPGQFSTQAARFPGGPPRKQVVIGGTTTDYVESSGDWEGSGLARSQSQSFRHGNDVPQQRIPRNASTPSHLATKHSGFEQIAQSLPTSPGGDVPGTMSGFSSAAPSRPSSPPGSKRGSSTNLQAAGPQNDGNGPTTCTNCFTQTTPLWRRNPEGQPLCNACGLFLKLHGVVRPLSLKTDVIKKRNRGSGGNSSIGSGSRSRKNANANSSAAASRKSSTLSMSTTAAAAKTTSHHSTASPPANRSVAAKDIDSPGSGGVASGHNTAGSTPTSHFGNIGSSVGTTGVKGAVPIAAAPPKATPGPGASSASRSAATSSKRQRRHSKSVGSEASSGMDLDAPGEVASPNDVARSLGHSSAMGSISSTMMSGSYGMSPRAPIAPGGMMPMGSQPPNAGNPTGAQEWEWLTMSL, encoded by the exons ATGCACGCCAGcaccgcgacgcccacggccacCTCACGGCCTATCGTCGCCATGGATCCTACCACGACAGAGCACGACTTCCGCTTCCCCCGCCGGCCGGatcgccgcgccgccgctgccgccaacgACCAGAGTTCCCGTCCCGGCGCAGTCGACCAGAGCAAGCGCGACCTCATCCAGCGCACCTACGCCTCCGCCAACGACAACCTGCTGGGGACCCCTTTGTTTCCGACGCTCCAGAGCGACTCGCCTCagagcgtcgacgagatgcaggacgacgacccgctGGCCACGCAGGTCTGGAAGTTCTTCAAGTCGAccaagcagcagcttccTAACCAGCAGCGAATGGAGAACCTGACCTGGCGCATGATGGCACTCAGCAtgcgcaagaagaagcagctcgaggaggaggaacaaatgaagaagcagcagcagcagcagaacaG TGTTCTCCGACAGGCGACACAGAATGCCCCGAGTGGCATTGCCCAGCAGCTGCGAAAGACGTCAGAGAACAACTTCAACGGCGCAGAGCCTATGAATGTCGACGACTTCATCTTCTCGGATAGAGCCGCCGCATCCACAGGCTTTAtgtcaccaccgccggcccCCGGCTTTAAGTTGGCTGACGACCAGGCGTCTGGTGCCTCGGCGATTCCCATCAAGTCCCGCAGGGATTCGACGGGGCAGTTCGTCCCGCAGTCGGTTCCTCATCACCAGCGGTCGCGGAACGATGAGTTCAACTATGTGACTCGCCATCATCGTAAAACGAGCATTGACGAGCGTCGG AACCGGAAACGCCCCGCCAATTTCTCTCCTCATGTCTCTGCCGTCAACAGCagcgcagctggcggcgctcccAACCTCGATGCGGATGCAGACCTTCACGGTTACTCGTTGGACAATAGCGGCGCGACCACCATGCATCAGCAAATGCCTGGAGCCAACGGCGCTGTGCCGTTGAACCTCGACACGTTCATGGACGACCCCATCATGACCTCTGCCGCCCATTTTCAGCAGAATTTCTCTTCCTTTTCTCCTTCGTCTTCTCCGATGATACCCAATGGCCCGTTCTCGGCCATGTACAACAATTCCTCTGTTCAGTCCTCATCGCTCAATACCACCGAGCTTTACTCTccctcgggctcggcgtaTCAGTCGACTGTCTCAACCCCGATACCAATGTCGGACAACGATGGCTTCTATTTCGGCTCTTCAGACGTGCGACAGCAGCGATCGCAAGGGTTTCGTCAGCCTCCCCCCCAGACCTTGGGTCCAGCCCAACAGCAGTTCATGTACAGCGGCGCAAATGGCGGTCACAACATGTTCGCGGCCACTGGAGCCGGATCCGAACCGGTGTCGGCATTCAGCACGGCCCCCAGCTCCTTCGGCCACATTGACCCGACGCAGGTTTTCCAGCCGGACAGTCAGGGTGCGTCCCCCAACGTTCCAATGCGGCACGACAACATGTTTTCTTTTGGCGGAgagtccgacgacgaggattcCAACAATTTCGGCGACCGCAGCACAGCCATGCACAGCGACTTCTCCCCGACTGTtgacgagagcggcggcTCACTTGGTTGGgacgcctccctccctggGCAATTCAGCACACAGGCCGCTCGCTTCCCCGGTGGGCCTCCTCGCAAGCAAGTCGTCATCGGTGGTACCACCACCGATTACGTCGAGAGTAGCGGAGACTGGGAGGGCAGTGGCCTGGCGCGCTCCCAGTCACAGTCTTTCAGGCACGGAAACGACGTGCCCCAGCAGAGGATCCCTCGCAACGCATCCACTCCCTCGCACCTGGCCACAAAACACAGCGGCTTCGAGCAGATCGCACAGTCATTGCCTACgtcccccggcggcgacgttcCCGGCACCATGTCCGGGTTCTCCTCCGCCGCACCAAGTCGGCCGTCTTCACCACCCGGCTCTAAGCGCGGTTCTTCGACTAACctccaggccgccggcccccagAACGATGGAAACGGGCCTACTACGTGTACCAACTGCTTCACCCAAACTACCCCGCTGTGGCGTCGCAACCCCGAGGGCCAGCCTCTTTGCAACGCCTGCGGTTTGTTCCTGAAGTTGCACGGCGTGGTGCGACCCCTCAGCTTGAAGACGGACGTTATCAAAAAGAGAAACCGGGGTTCGGGGGGTAACAGCTCCATCGGATCAGGCTCAAGATCCAGGAAAAATGCGAATGCGAATagctcggcggcagcctctCGCAAGAGTTCAACTCTTTCCATGTCAActactgctgccgctgccaaaaCTACCAGCCACCACAGCACTGCTTCGCCCCCAGCCAATCGGTCCGTGGCTGCAAAGGACATTGACAGTCCTGGCAGTGGCGGCGTAGCCTCCGGGCACAACACAGCGGGCAGCACGCCCACGAGCCACTTCGGGAACATCGGTTCCTCTGTAGGTACTACTGGGGTGAAGGGTGCTGTTCCGATCGCGGCCGCTCCCCCCAAGGCAACTCCCGGGCCGGGCGCCTCTTCGGCATCTCGATCcgccgcgacgtcgtcgaaACGCCAGCGTCGGCATAGCAAGAGCGTAGGCTCCGAGGCTTCTAGCGGCatggacctcgacgccccagGCGAGGTGGCGAGCCCGAATGATGTAGCCCGTTCCCTGGGTCACTCCTCTGCCATGGGCTCCATCTCGAGCACGATGATGTCCGGCTCATACGGCATgagccctcgcgcgccgatAGCCCCTGGCGGCATGATGCCTATGGGATCGCAGCCGCCCAACGCTGGGAACCCTACCGGGGCCCAGGAATGGGAGTGGCTCACGATGAGTCTCTAA
- the GAT1 gene encoding Sodium- and chloride-dependent GABA transporter 1, variant 2 (EggNog:ENOG503NXG0~COG:K), giving the protein MPPERLFFCACTVQYHPSIRLLLSPLYILYASLRNGFCHGIQNDTIGPGALGDVSHAELLQNRKRPANFSPHVSAVNSSAAGGAPNLDADADLHGYSLDNSGATTMHQQMPGANGAVPLNLDTFMDDPIMTSAAHFQQNFSSFSPSSSPMIPNGPFSAMYNNSSVQSSSLNTTELYSPSGSAYQSTVSTPIPMSDNDGFYFGSSDVRQQRSQGFRQPPPQTLGPAQQQFMYSGANGGHNMFAATGAGSEPVSAFSTAPSSFGHIDPTQVFQPDSQGASPNVPMRHDNMFSFGGESDDEDSNNFGDRSTAMHSDFSPTVDESGGSLGWDASLPGQFSTQAARFPGGPPRKQVVIGGTTTDYVESSGDWEGSGLARSQSQSFRHGNDVPQQRIPRNASTPSHLATKHSGFEQIAQSLPTSPGGDVPGTMSGFSSAAPSRPSSPPGSKRGSSTNLQAAGPQNDGNGPTTCTNCFTQTTPLWRRNPEGQPLCNACGLFLKLHGVVRPLSLKTDVIKKRNRGSGGNSSIGSGSRSRKNANANSSAAASRKSSTLSMSTTAAAAKTTSHHSTASPPANRSVAAKDIDSPGSGGVASGHNTAGSTPTSHFGNIGSSVGTTGVKGAVPIAAAPPKATPGPGASSASRSAATSSKRQRRHSKSVGSEASSGMDLDAPGEVASPNDVARSLGHSSAMGSISSTMMSGSYGMSPRAPIAPGGMMPMGSQPPNAGNPTGAQEWEWLTMSL; this is encoded by the coding sequence ATGCCCCCGGAGCGGCTTTTTTTTTGTGCCTGCACTGTTCAATACCACCCCTCCATTCGGTTGCTGCTATCTCCCCTCTATATACTATACGCGAGTCTCCGCAACGGCTTTTGTCACGGCATCCAAAATGACACCATCGGCCCCGGCGCACTCGGTGACGTATCACATGCTGAGCTTTTGCAGAACCGGAAACGCCCCGCCAATTTCTCTCCTCATGTCTCTGCCGTCAACAGCagcgcagctggcggcgctcccAACCTCGATGCGGATGCAGACCTTCACGGTTACTCGTTGGACAATAGCGGCGCGACCACCATGCATCAGCAAATGCCTGGAGCCAACGGCGCTGTGCCGTTGAACCTCGACACGTTCATGGACGACCCCATCATGACCTCTGCCGCCCATTTTCAGCAGAATTTCTCTTCCTTTTCTCCTTCGTCTTCTCCGATGATACCCAATGGCCCGTTCTCGGCCATGTACAACAATTCCTCTGTTCAGTCCTCATCGCTCAATACCACCGAGCTTTACTCTccctcgggctcggcgtaTCAGTCGACTGTCTCAACCCCGATACCAATGTCGGACAACGATGGCTTCTATTTCGGCTCTTCAGACGTGCGACAGCAGCGATCGCAAGGGTTTCGTCAGCCTCCCCCCCAGACCTTGGGTCCAGCCCAACAGCAGTTCATGTACAGCGGCGCAAATGGCGGTCACAACATGTTCGCGGCCACTGGAGCCGGATCCGAACCGGTGTCGGCATTCAGCACGGCCCCCAGCTCCTTCGGCCACATTGACCCGACGCAGGTTTTCCAGCCGGACAGTCAGGGTGCGTCCCCCAACGTTCCAATGCGGCACGACAACATGTTTTCTTTTGGCGGAgagtccgacgacgaggattcCAACAATTTCGGCGACCGCAGCACAGCCATGCACAGCGACTTCTCCCCGACTGTtgacgagagcggcggcTCACTTGGTTGGgacgcctccctccctggGCAATTCAGCACACAGGCCGCTCGCTTCCCCGGTGGGCCTCCTCGCAAGCAAGTCGTCATCGGTGGTACCACCACCGATTACGTCGAGAGTAGCGGAGACTGGGAGGGCAGTGGCCTGGCGCGCTCCCAGTCACAGTCTTTCAGGCACGGAAACGACGTGCCCCAGCAGAGGATCCCTCGCAACGCATCCACTCCCTCGCACCTGGCCACAAAACACAGCGGCTTCGAGCAGATCGCACAGTCATTGCCTACgtcccccggcggcgacgttcCCGGCACCATGTCCGGGTTCTCCTCCGCCGCACCAAGTCGGCCGTCTTCACCACCCGGCTCTAAGCGCGGTTCTTCGACTAACctccaggccgccggcccccagAACGATGGAAACGGGCCTACTACGTGTACCAACTGCTTCACCCAAACTACCCCGCTGTGGCGTCGCAACCCCGAGGGCCAGCCTCTTTGCAACGCCTGCGGTTTGTTCCTGAAGTTGCACGGCGTGGTGCGACCCCTCAGCTTGAAGACGGACGTTATCAAAAAGAGAAACCGGGGTTCGGGGGGTAACAGCTCCATCGGATCAGGCTCAAGATCCAGGAAAAATGCGAATGCGAATagctcggcggcagcctctCGCAAGAGTTCAACTCTTTCCATGTCAActactgctgccgctgccaaaaCTACCAGCCACCACAGCACTGCTTCGCCCCCAGCCAATCGGTCCGTGGCTGCAAAGGACATTGACAGTCCTGGCAGTGGCGGCGTAGCCTCCGGGCACAACACAGCGGGCAGCACGCCCACGAGCCACTTCGGGAACATCGGTTCCTCTGTAGGTACTACTGGGGTGAAGGGTGCTGTTCCGATCGCGGCCGCTCCCCCCAAGGCAACTCCCGGGCCGGGCGCCTCTTCGGCATCTCGATCcgccgcgacgtcgtcgaaACGCCAGCGTCGGCATAGCAAGAGCGTAGGCTCCGAGGCTTCTAGCGGCatggacctcgacgccccagGCGAGGTGGCGAGCCCGAATGATGTAGCCCGTTCCCTGGGTCACTCCTCTGCCATGGGCTCCATCTCGAGCACGATGATGTCCGGCTCATACGGCATgagccctcgcgcgccgatAGCCCCTGGCGGCATGATGCCTATGGGATCGCAGCCGCCCAACGCTGGGAACCCTACCGGGGCCCAGGAATGGGAGTGGCTCACGATGAGTCTCTAA
- the DBF2 gene encoding serine/threonine-protein kinase dbf2 (EggNog:ENOG503NVV5~COG:T~BUSCO:EOG09261AMX), giving the protein MASFMANFFPGGKDKSSSEASGRPSTPVKKGNNNNNAFLNPPNTPHGSPSKKTIPPGAHDLPSAFDSAMTLNPPGIEAPLRLSRPQTAAAPLSPGKTNTQPLDESSINVDESVIHKTPVSGSPLKKQGQENTPPTSRLAGTDSPHQHNHAAVSRQQLYEPRDRPVTPAAKKFNTSRGLTAEEREILNKPNVKRLVNVTQLYFLDYYFDLLTYVGARQNRLAAFKSEYPPPPQTDEHTHNQMWTKYAGRERANLRKRRVRLRHGDFQILTQVGQGGYGQVFLAQKKDTREVCALKVMSKKLLFKLDEVRHVLTERDILTTAQSEWLVRLLYSFQDDKSIYLAMEYVPGGDFRTLLNNTGVLSNRHARFYIAEMFCAVDALHQLGYIHRDLKPENFLVDSTGHVKLTDFGLAAGVLAPSRIESMRVKLEQASETSVPFGKPIEQRTVAERRESYRNMRDNDVNYAKSIVGSPDYMAPEVLRGEEYDFTVDYWSLGCMLFEALTGFPPFAGATPDETWRNLKHWREVLKRPVWEDPNYFLSNRTWNFITTCINSRTRRFCNIQDIYSHQYFAEVDWSTLRQTRAPFVPELDSETDAGYFDDFSNEADMAKYKEVHDKQAALESMADRDDEMSKSLFVGFTFRHRKPAGEDGGSPRKRIQTTDPDTFGTML; this is encoded by the exons ATGGCGAGCTTCATGGCTAACTTCTTCCCGGGAGGCAAGGATAAATCGTCCAGCGAAGCCTCCGGCCGCCCCAGCACTCCCGTCAAAaagggcaacaacaacaacaacgcgTTTCTCAACCCGCCCAACACTCCCCATGGCAGCCCTAGCAAAAAGACAATTCCGCCCGGCGCTCACGATCTCCCAAGTGCCTTTGACAGCGCCATGACTCTCAACCCACCTGGCATCGAAGCTCCCCTGCGATTGAGTCGCCCCCagactgcggcggcgccgctgtcgcctGGCAAGACCAACACACAACCTCTGGACGAGTCCAGCATCAATGTTGACGAGAGCGTCATCCACAAGACGCCTGTATCGGGCAGCCCGCTGAAGAAGCAGGGCCAGGAAAACACACCTCCTACGTCGCGACTGGCGGGGACCGACTCTCCGCATCAGCACAACCATGCTGCTGTCTCTCGCCAGCAGCTCTATGAGCCTCGAGACCGCCCTGTGACTCCAGCCGCGAAGAAGTTCAACACCTCCCGAGGCTTGACCGCCGAGGAGAGGGAGATCCTCAACAAACCAAACGTCAAACGACTTGTTAACGTGACCCAGTTGT ACTTTCTAGATTACTATTTCGATCTCCTTACATATGTCGGTGCTAGACAAAATCGACTTGCTGCGTTCAAGTCCGAATatcctcccccgccccaGACGGACGAACACACGCATAACCAGATGTGGACAAAGTATGCAGGGCGGGAGCGAGCCAACCTCCGCAAGCGGCGCGTCCGACTCCGACATGGCGACTTCCAGATCTTGACTCAGGTTGGTCAAGGTGGTTACGGCCAAGTGTTCCTTGCCCAGAAGAAGGACACGAGGGAGGTCTGTGCGTTGAAAGTCATGAGCAAGAAGCTGCTCTTCAAGCTCGATGAAGTCCGCCATGTCCTCACTGAGCGAGACATCCTCACGACGGCGCAGAGCGAGTGGCTGGTCCGTCTCCTGTACTCCTTCCAGGACGACAAGAGTATCTATCTTGCCATGGAGTATGTTCCGGGCGGCGATTTCCGCACCCTGCTTAACAACACGGGTGTCCTGTCCAACCGACATGCCCGGTTCTATATTGCCGAGATGTTTTGTGCCGTCGATGCGCTGCACCAGCTTGGCTACATCCACCGAGATCTGAAACCCGAGAACTTCCTTGTGGATTCGACCGGCCACGTCAAGCTCACAGACTTTGGTCTTGCCGCAGGAGTGTTGGCACCGTCGAGAATCGAATCGATGCGCGTCAAGCTTGAGCAAGCGTCAGAAACTTCAGTACCCTTTGGAAAACCCATCGAGCAACGAACCGTCGCTGAGCGTCGAGAGAGCTACCGTAACATGCGCGACAACGATGTCAACTACGCCAAGTCGATCGTTGGGTCGCCAGATTACATGGCGCCCGAAGTCCTTAGAGGGGAAGAATACGACTTCACCGTAGACTACTGGAGCTTGGGTTGCATGCTTTTCGAGGCGCTTACGGGCTTTCCACCCTTTGCTGGTGCCACTCCGGATGAGACGTGGCGAAACCTGAAGCACTGGAGGGAAGTGCTGAAGCGGCCCGTCTGGGAAGACCCTAACTACTTCTTGAGCAACCGCACCTGGAATTTCATCACCAC GTGCATCAACTCCCGCACCCGGCGATTCTGCAACATACAGGATATCTACAGCCATCAGTACTTTGCAGAAGTCGACTGGAGCACTCTGCGCCAGACTCGGGCACCTTTCGTCCCTGAGCTGGACTCAGAGACGGATGCTGGCTACTTTGACGACTTCAGCAACGAggccgacatggccaagTACAAGGAAGTCCACGACAAGCAAGCAGCGCTTGAGTCGATGGCTGATCGTGACGATGAGATGAGCAAGAGCCTCTTCGTCGGGTTCACGTTCAGACACCGCAAACCCGCCGGTGAGGATGGTGGCAGCCCGCGCAAGAGGATCCAGACAACGGATCCAGATACTTTTGGAACGATGCTCTAG
- a CDS encoding uncharacterized protein (COG:S~EggNog:ENOG503P0Z8) has translation MKPASAIAWFSGTACATQTPLALFENPAAASRIPTSYESAVMGRRILALTKLATFSTVFPDTHSRGSDHEQVPNPLENRPAGLEGVPIGLMDYIADCEDDGNPTILAIKIGTSFKNARAGSNVTVSMRWTPPYPPAKRISFISRLSAFIPFFGPDCPYNTAPEHPDVPDTVPYSAANLPRFSLLGYLENIDADDSKATDLAVCYTKKHRDARYWLPGNRIHTSEWMRLVVTSVYWIGGFGDRAYIGWIPLQEWQNVTRKEWESIQLPGEKKGWSEWSVDPLGEL, from the coding sequence ATGAAGCCCGCTTCCGCTATCGCATGGTTCTCCGGGACTGCTTGCGCAACACAAACCCCGCTTGCGCTATTCGAAAACCCTGCCGCGGCGTCTCGAATCCCGACCAGCTATGAATCCGCCGTCATGGGCCGTCGGATACTTGCTCTGACCAAGCTGGCCACGTTCTCGACTGTCTTCCCCGACACGCACTCGCGCGGCTCCGACCATGAACAAGTTCCGAACCCCCTCGAGAACCGACCCGCGGGACTGGAAGGCGTTCCCATCGGTCTCATGGACTATATTGCGGACTGCGAGGACGATGGTAATCCGACGATCTTGGCCATCAAGATCGGTACCAGCTTCAAGAATGCTCGCGCTGGGTCCAACGTCACGGTGTCCATGAGGTGGACGCCGCCATATCCCCCGGCGAAGCGTATTTCTTTCATTTCTCGACTGTCGGCGTTCATCCCCTTCTTTGGCCCCGACTGCCCGTACAACACGGCCCCGGAGCACCCGGACGTGCCAGACACGGTTCCATATTCGGCTGCGAACCTACCCCGCTTCTCCCTGCTGGGTTACTTGGAGAACATTGACGCGGACGACTCTAAGGCGACTGATCTAGCCGTATGCTACACCAAGAAGCACCGCGATGCCAGGTATTGGCTGCCGGGCAATCGGATACACACGAGCGAGTGGATGCGGCTCGTGGTGACGAGCGTGTATTGGATCGGCGGGTTCGGCGACAGAGCGTATATTGGCTGGATCCCTCTTCAAGAGTGGCAGAACGTGACTCGCAAGGAGTGGGAGTCGATCCAGCTCCCAGGTGAGAAGAAGGGTTGGAGCGAATGGAGCGTCGACCCGCTTGGCGAGCTGTGA